The genomic segment ACCACCAGGACGGTGCAGCCTGCTCCCTGAGAGACACACCATCAGAATCAAAATAATCTGAGGTGAGTGGGTTCTTACTCTGAGCTAACGTGCTACGTGTTTACCATTATGCCCGTAAGGAGGCAGATGCTGCGTCCACAGTAGGTGTGAGGCACCACGTCTCCGTAGCCAATGGACAAGAAGGTGACTGACACCATCCACAAGGCCTCCATGTAGTTGCTGCTGAGGTCTCTGTAGTTGTGGTGtctgaaagaacaaacaaactcattGTGCCACCTAAGTAGAGCCGGTTGATCTCGACATGGAGGCCACTGTTTTCatgtagcttttattttttctgtcttaaatGCCGCTTTACTCAACTGGTCCGAATGATGTTGTCGAACGCCTACTTTCACCTGACTGACACTTCTGTTTGCCGTAACCGTCTTTAGCATGCATTACATTTTGTGTAGattcataaaataaactgtcacagtCAAGATTAGGTGATATGCCAGTGTCATCCAGCTGGAACAGATATATCAAAGCACAGCGATGGTGGgatttgctgctgcagcagaaatatttAAGTAATGCTGTATATATTCTGACATTTAAACagtattaaatatgaaatatatagaAAAGGTTGGCAGATTGTCAAACCCTCACTTACCTCTCACAGACATGTAAGCCCCAAGCTGCCACAATCCACAGAGAGACACTGAAAATCATCAGCACGGTGCCGGGGTAGGTGGTCATTAATGTTTTTCCCACAAAGCGAGTGTTGAAGTGGATCTGAAGATCACAAAGAGAATACATAATGTCAGGATTTTGACAGTAAGGGCCTATTTAGGATATCAGCTGTCAGCTTATGGTTAGATAATACAGAGGAGATGAGGGAGAAGAAAACTTGTTCTCAATCCGACTTGATACACAGATCGTAGGTTTGGTGTTTGGCGCAGAGGGGAGACGAAGGTCATTTTCCTCACTCTTAGATAGCATCAATAAGGGAAGGGGATTAGCTGGGTGGATATCAgtaactgtggaaaaaaaagcagacaaagcaAAGGAGAGCCAGCGAGGGAGCACTATGATTCATGGGAGGAAAACTGTGATAGTCACACATCTGCAGTCCTCTTGGCCCACCCAAATGGTTATAGAGGAATATTGACCTTAACATCTCATGACTCACGTCCCACGGCAGGTTGCTGACTGCcacagtttttattattgcatCCAAGTTGAATTTATCACATTACTATCCAAGCCAGTTGAGTCCAAAGCTAGATTCAGAGCCCGAAGGTGACCCGCCCACCTTGTTGAGCGCCCCAATGCTGCGGGATGCTGTGTCAGTGAAGAGGCGGCTGTGCAGCATCATGGCCCGGCCCAGCAGGTAGAGTCTGAGGAACATGGGCAGAGCCAGGATGATCTCCAGCTCCGTCTCTGACGCTACACGGGACACGTGAGGCCTGGTCTGCTGGAAGTACGTCAGCAGACCCACCGGATAGGGATGAATGGCCACCACCACAAGCTCCAGGGCGATCAGGGCCAAACGTTCAGTTGTCATGGCGATCCGCCAATCCTCTGCGCCAATGTCATTAACATAGAGCtgccagagacacagagaaacagatttttgttcttttgaggAAAATATGTGACACTTCAGCCCTCAGGTCCACTCTGAGGCTATACACTGTCACAAGGAGGCCACAAGTAGACACAAACAGTTGAACCAGCTGATGTGGAAACCTCTGGGAAGGATTTACTGCAGATGATataatatctatctatctatctgttaTATAGTTATGAGTGGATAAGTTAGTCACCTTTACTTCACAGCAGTGATACGCTATAATGAGGCCAACCAGAATGAACGTAGACAAACTTATGACGGACTTGAGCACGAGGGAGTAGATGGAGCTCTgtgggaaacagacacacaaacacacacagaagcaggaCATCATTGTCAGCTGatggctgtttgtctttgcGATATCAAATATATGAGATGACATCTGTGATCCTGTGTAATCTTCTAATCTTACATACATTTAGATAATCCACTTGCctgataaaacaaatattaaggACATACTATGCATTTCCCTGCAGTTGTTGGCAGATCAGTTTCCATAGCAACTcaactgattttaaaatgtatgtaattCAGCCCCGTAAAAGTTCATGAATTACtgaatacacagacacaaaatgatGAGAAGTTATTATTCAGCATGTGATTTCTCAGGCACTGAGCTTCTTTGATGAAAAATCAGTGGTCGGCTCCTCtcagaaaatgtaataactGCTGTTTTATAGTGTGTGTCCACTCTCTGACCTTGCTGTAGACACTCCAGGAGAGCTCCGTCTCCATCACCATCAGCACCACCCCAAATATCCCCACCGCCAGGGCGCTGTCGCTCAGACGCTGCCTCCTCAGAAACAGAGCCCTCCTGTGAACCAGCCGCCAGCCGATGCTGTGGGTCTTCCAATAGAGCTCGTCCTTGCTGTCTGTCTTGTGCTTTGGACTGTGCTGAGGACTTGGGCTGGTATTTGGACTCGGACACGTTTCTCCTGGCAGCAGACCGTCGGCCTCACACGGGTCCTGATGATACTGGGATGTCTCACTGTGTGGCTGGGGGTCATCTTCTTTGCTGGTGATGATGATCTCTGGGAGACTCGGTTGATCATACATCTCCAAGGAGACGTTCCCCGACTTGCGGCGTCCTCTGGCCTCAATATCCTGGACATCTAAATATGACCTGCAGGGACCCTTAAAGGGCGATCCGCAGGGAGAGATGGGGACGTCAGTGAAAGAGGTGACTTTCTCCTGGAGTCTGTGAGATCCTGCATTTTTGGCTTTGCACTGGGgatttttctccttgttttgtttacttccCCCTGActttttctcacatttcttCTCTTTGCCTTTGGCCttatctcctctcctgctggAGCGAGGTGAAGAGGTGACATAAAGGTGGCCGTTGTACAAAGGCGTGGTGGCCATGGCCTGGGTTCTGTCCAGCCACACGGTGTGATCGGCCGCTGTTTGCACCGTGTGGTGTATCCCGCACTGTGG from the Echeneis naucrates chromosome 11, fEcheNa1.1, whole genome shotgun sequence genome contains:
- the LOC115051419 gene encoding small conductance calcium-activated potassium channel protein 1-like — translated: MEHSPSMNLSVVDGDEVEDQRPLLPQRMVPPPQACSPQCGIHHTVQTAADHTVWLDRTQAMATTPLYNGHLYVTSSPRSSRRGDKAKGKEKKCEKKSGGSKQNKEKNPQCKAKNAGSHRLQEKVTSFTDVPISPCGSPFKGPCRSYLDVQDIEARGRRKSGNVSLEMYDQPSLPEIIITSKEDDPQPHSETSHPNTSPSPQHSPKHKTDSKDELYWKTHSIGWRLVHRRALFLRRQRLSDSALAVGIFGVVLMVMETELSWSVYSKSSIYSLVLKSVISLSTFILVGLIIAYHCCEVKLYVNDIGAEDWRIAMTTERLALIALELVVVAIHPYPVGLLTYFQQTRPHVSRVASETELEIILALPMFLRLYLLGRAMMLHSRLFTDTASRSIGALNKIHFNTRFVGKTLMTTYPGTVLMIFSVSLWIVAAWGLHVCERHHNYRDLSSNYMEALWMVSVTFLSIGYGDVVPHTYCGRSICLLTGIMGAGCTVLVVAVVARKLELTRAEKHVHNFMMDSHISKRIKIAAANVLRETWLIYKHTKLSRERDHTRCRMHQRKLLLAIHQLRRVKMEKRILADQGNSLVDFCKMQSLLYDVRSEVQGCRGELDSHIHTLEKHVEELREGFRSLMPLLSSTLSTQNSSIRHLLREREVKTESASRVEEG